The proteins below come from a single Parageobacillus toebii NBRC 107807 genomic window:
- a CDS encoding O-methyltransferase: MILKEVAHYLEQFIPERDEQIKEIERYAKQHHIPIMEVVGIEMMLQLLKIAKPKRILEIGAAIGYSAIRMAKALPDANIVTIERDQGRYERALFYINKTGTSEQIRVIFGDALNVYNDVAKYAPFDVIFIDAAKGQYQRFFQMYEPLLQENGLIITDNVLFKGLVATEEPVENKRIRQLVSKIRRYNEWLIGRSDYETVILPIGDGIAISRKRGEKQ, from the coding sequence TTGATATTAAAAGAAGTAGCACATTATCTTGAACAGTTTATCCCTGAACGGGATGAGCAAATAAAAGAGATAGAGCGTTACGCCAAGCAGCATCATATTCCGATTATGGAGGTTGTCGGAATTGAAATGATGCTGCAATTATTAAAAATTGCTAAGCCGAAGCGTATTTTGGAAATCGGCGCTGCTATTGGCTATTCCGCCATTCGCATGGCAAAAGCGCTTCCTGATGCAAATATCGTGACCATTGAGCGGGATCAAGGGCGATATGAACGCGCGCTTTTTTATATAAACAAAACGGGGACAAGCGAGCAAATTCGCGTAATTTTCGGCGATGCGCTGAACGTATACAACGATGTCGCAAAATACGCCCCGTTTGATGTCATTTTTATCGATGCGGCGAAAGGGCAATATCAGCGTTTTTTTCAAATGTATGAGCCGCTATTGCAAGAAAACGGCCTAATCATTACGGATAACGTATTATTCAAGGGGCTTGTCGCAACCGAAGAACCGGTTGAAAATAAACGGATTCGCCAGTTAGTGTCGAAAATTCGCCGCTACAACGAATGGCTTATCGGGCGGTCTGATTACGAAACAGTCATTCTTCCGATCGGCGATGGGATCGCCATATCACGAAAAAGAGGTGAAAAGCAGTGA
- the mltG gene encoding endolytic transglycosylase MltG, whose amino-acid sequence MYNDQFFQKDAQIVRKIVLIVCIAVFIACIAIAGGSYFYIKSALQPVDPDDRTPVHISIPIGSSVNDIANMLEEKQLIKSSLVFRYYVKLKNHVGFQAGEYRLNRSMSMEDIIAVLKTGKVTEKKGLKLTIPEGTQITQIAAIIAEKTGYKKEEVLRQLNDRKYIENLIQKYPSILSKDILNKNIRYPLEGYLFPATYSFHEKKPSIAEIVETMLRKTEKVLAKYERDKKEMNMTTHQLLTMSSLIEEEATEKADREKIASVFYNRLRIGMPLQTDPTVLYALGKHKDRVYYKDLEVKSPYNTYIHKGLPPGPIANAGEMSIRAALKPAKTDYLYFLATPAGDVIFTKTLEEHNREKEKYIGKQ is encoded by the coding sequence ATGTATAATGACCAATTTTTTCAAAAAGATGCACAAATTGTACGAAAGATTGTGTTGATTGTTTGCATCGCTGTTTTTATCGCATGCATCGCTATAGCAGGAGGAAGCTATTTCTATATAAAATCAGCGTTACAACCCGTCGATCCGGATGACCGCACTCCTGTTCATATATCGATACCGATCGGCTCTTCTGTTAATGATATTGCCAATATGTTAGAAGAAAAACAGCTAATTAAAAGCTCATTGGTGTTTCGCTATTACGTGAAGTTGAAAAACCATGTTGGTTTTCAAGCGGGAGAATACCGATTAAATCGATCCATGTCGATGGAAGATATTATTGCCGTCTTAAAAACGGGAAAAGTAACAGAAAAAAAGGGGTTAAAGCTGACTATTCCGGAAGGGACGCAAATTACGCAAATTGCTGCTATTATTGCGGAGAAAACAGGGTATAAGAAAGAAGAAGTGCTTCGACAATTAAATGACCGCAAATATATCGAAAATCTTATTCAAAAATACCCGTCCATTTTATCCAAAGATATTTTAAATAAAAATATACGCTACCCACTAGAAGGTTATTTGTTTCCTGCTACTTATTCCTTTCATGAAAAAAAGCCTTCTATTGCGGAGATTGTGGAAACGATGTTAAGAAAAACAGAAAAAGTATTAGCAAAGTATGAACGTGATAAGAAAGAAATGAACATGACGACACATCAGCTTTTAACCATGTCTTCCTTAATTGAAGAAGAAGCGACAGAAAAGGCAGATCGCGAAAAAATCGCGAGCGTGTTTTACAACCGTCTCCGTATAGGCATGCCGTTGCAGACAGACCCTACTGTCTTATATGCGCTTGGTAAACATAAAGATCGCGTCTATTATAAAGATTTAGAAGTGAAATCTCCTTATAATACGTATATTCATAAAGGACTTCCTCCCGGACCGATTGCGAACGCTGGGGAAATGTCGATTCGAGCGGCACTGAAACCTGCGAAAACCGATTATTTGTATTTTCTTGCCACACCAGCAGGGGATGTCATTTTTACAAAGACATTGGAAGAACATAATCGCGAGAAAGAAAAATACATTGGAAAACAATAG
- a CDS encoding DUF1292 domain-containing protein, protein MEHGDRHITVVDENGNEQLCEILFTFESEDFGKSYVFYYPVGAEFEDEEETEIHVSAFIPGEGEQEGELLPIESEEEWEMIEEVWNTFCAEQDEE, encoded by the coding sequence ATGGAACACGGAGATCGACATATTACTGTTGTCGACGAAAACGGCAACGAACAATTGTGTGAAATATTGTTTACGTTTGAATCAGAGGATTTTGGAAAATCTTATGTGTTTTATTATCCGGTAGGCGCAGAATTTGAAGATGAGGAAGAAACGGAAATTCATGTGTCGGCATTTATTCCAGGAGAGGGAGAACAAGAAGGAGAATTGTTGCCGATTGAATCAGAAGAAGAATGGGAAATGATTGAAGAGGTATGGAATACGTTCTGCGCCGAACAAGATGAAGAATAA
- the ruvX gene encoding Holliday junction resolvase RuvX — protein MRVLGLDLGTKTLGVAVSDELGWTAQGIETISIDEERGEYGLKRLREIIDEYEVDTIVVGFPKNMNGTVGPRAEASQRFAKLLESEFSLPVILWDERLSTMAAERMLITADVSRKKRKQVIDKMAAVVILQSYLDSKQ, from the coding sequence ATGCGTGTATTAGGACTTGATTTAGGCACAAAGACGCTTGGGGTGGCCGTTAGCGATGAATTAGGCTGGACTGCGCAAGGCATTGAAACGATTTCTATTGATGAGGAACGCGGAGAATATGGATTAAAACGGCTCCGGGAAATTATTGATGAATACGAAGTCGATACGATCGTCGTTGGATTTCCAAAAAATATGAATGGTACAGTCGGACCGCGCGCAGAGGCGAGTCAGCGCTTTGCCAAATTATTAGAGAGCGAATTTTCGCTTCCTGTTATATTGTGGGACGAACGTTTGTCCACAATGGCAGCGGAGCGGATGTTAATCACCGCTGACGTCAGCCGGAAAAAACGAAAGCAAGTCATCGATAAAATGGCGGCTGTCGTTATTTTACAGTCATATCTTGACAGCAAACAGTAA
- a CDS encoding IreB family regulatory phosphoprotein → MSSFDQTMQFHFSEEPAETNIREVLLTVYDALQEKGYNPINQIVGYLLSGDPAYIPRHKDARTLIRKVERDELIEELVKFYLQGQRKD, encoded by the coding sequence GTGAGCTCATTTGACCAAACTATGCAGTTTCATTTTTCTGAAGAGCCGGCCGAAACGAATATTCGTGAAGTGTTGTTAACGGTGTATGACGCTCTTCAAGAAAAAGGGTACAATCCAATTAACCAAATTGTCGGTTATTTACTATCTGGCGACCCTGCTTACATCCCTCGTCATAAAGATGCCCGGACGTTAATTCGAAAAGTGGAGCGCGATGAATTAATTGAAGAATTAGTGAAATTTTATTTACAAGGACAGCGAAAGGATTAA
- the alaS gene encoding alanine--tRNA ligase — MKKLTSAQVRKMFLDFFKEKGHAVEPSASLIPVDDPSLLWINSGVATLKKYFDGRVVPDNPRICNAQKSIRTNDIENVGKTARHHTFFEMLGNFSIGDYFKREAIHWAWEFLTSEKWIGFDPDRLSVTIHPEDDEAFEIWHKEIGLPEERIIRLEGNFWDIGEGPSGPNTEIFYDRGEEFGNDPNDPELYPGGENDRYLEVWNLVFSQFNHNPDGTYTPLPKKNIDTGMGLERMCSILQGVPTNFETDLFMPIIRATEQISGEKYGVDKEKDVAFKVIADHIRAVTFAIGDGALPSNEGRGYVLRRLLRRAVRYAKQLHIERPFMYELVPVVGEIMNDFYPEVKEKAAFIQKVIKNEEERFHETLHEGLAILASVIQKEKERGSNIISGEDVFRLYDTYGFPVELTEEYAHEEGMEVDHDGFEREMERQRERARAARQDVDSMQVQGGVLGDIKIESEFVGYDQLHAQSTVAVIVKDGQLVNEVKEGEEAQIILDVTPFYAESGGQIADQGWIENETTKAFVKDVQKAPNGQHLHHIIVEKGTLKKGETYTAQIDEVKRANIIKNHTATHLLHQALKDVLGPHVNQAGSLVAPDRLRFDFSHFGQVKPEELERIEAIVNEKIWRSIPVEIFYKPLAEAKAMGAMALFGEKYGDIVRVVQVGDYSLELCGGCHVPNTSAIGLFKIVSESGIGAGTRRIEAVTGEAAYRFMNEQITLLQEVAQKLKTNPKEIVNRIDALMNEIRQLQRENESLAARLGNMEAANLVNKVKEVNGIPVLASKVNANDMNHLRTMVDELKQKLGSAIIVLAAVQGEKVNLIAGITNDLIEKGYHAGKLIKEVAVRCGGGGGGRADMAQAGGKDPSKVGEALQYVEQWIKSV, encoded by the coding sequence ATGAAAAAGCTTACTTCCGCACAAGTAAGGAAAATGTTTTTAGATTTTTTCAAAGAAAAAGGCCATGCGGTTGAACCGAGTGCATCGCTCATTCCTGTCGATGATCCGTCATTGTTGTGGATTAACAGCGGTGTTGCTACATTAAAGAAATATTTTGATGGCCGCGTAGTTCCGGATAATCCGCGCATTTGTAACGCACAAAAGTCCATCCGTACAAACGACATTGAAAATGTCGGAAAAACGGCACGCCACCACACATTTTTCGAAATGCTCGGAAACTTTTCGATTGGCGATTATTTTAAGCGAGAAGCAATTCATTGGGCGTGGGAATTTTTAACAAGCGAAAAATGGATTGGCTTTGATCCGGACCGGTTGTCTGTAACGATTCATCCGGAAGACGATGAAGCGTTTGAAATTTGGCATAAAGAAATCGGCCTTCCGGAAGAACGCATTATTCGTTTGGAAGGAAATTTCTGGGATATCGGGGAAGGACCGAGCGGACCGAATACAGAAATCTTCTATGATCGCGGCGAAGAGTTTGGAAATGACCCAAATGATCCAGAGTTGTATCCAGGCGGGGAAAATGACCGCTATCTAGAAGTCTGGAACTTGGTATTTTCGCAATTCAACCATAACCCAGACGGCACGTATACACCGCTTCCGAAGAAAAATATTGATACAGGCATGGGACTAGAGCGGATGTGTTCGATTTTGCAGGGAGTGCCAACCAACTTTGAAACAGATTTATTTATGCCAATCATTCGCGCGACAGAACAAATTTCCGGGGAAAAATACGGTGTCGATAAGGAAAAAGACGTAGCATTTAAAGTGATTGCCGACCATATTCGGGCGGTCACGTTTGCGATTGGCGATGGAGCGCTTCCATCTAATGAAGGCCGTGGATATGTATTGCGCCGTTTGTTGCGCCGCGCGGTTCGTTATGCAAAACAACTTCATATTGAACGTCCGTTTATGTATGAGTTGGTGCCAGTTGTTGGCGAAATTATGAATGACTTCTATCCAGAAGTAAAAGAAAAAGCGGCGTTTATCCAAAAAGTCATCAAAAATGAAGAAGAGCGTTTCCATGAAACGCTTCATGAAGGATTGGCGATTTTAGCAAGCGTCATCCAAAAAGAAAAAGAGCGCGGAAGCAATATCATTTCCGGAGAAGATGTGTTCCGCCTTTATGATACTTACGGCTTTCCAGTTGAACTAACGGAAGAATACGCGCATGAAGAAGGAATGGAAGTCGACCATGACGGATTTGAACGGGAAATGGAACGTCAACGCGAGCGCGCTCGCGCTGCTCGCCAAGATGTTGATTCGATGCAAGTACAAGGCGGTGTGCTTGGCGATATCAAAATAGAAAGCGAGTTTGTCGGTTACGATCAGCTTCATGCGCAATCTACTGTCGCCGTTATCGTAAAAGACGGCCAGCTTGTCAATGAGGTGAAAGAAGGAGAAGAAGCGCAAATTATATTGGATGTAACCCCGTTCTATGCGGAAAGCGGCGGTCAAATCGCTGACCAGGGATGGATTGAAAATGAAACGACAAAAGCGTTTGTAAAAGATGTCCAAAAAGCGCCAAACGGGCAGCATCTGCATCATATCATTGTCGAAAAAGGAACGTTGAAAAAAGGAGAAACATATACAGCGCAAATCGATGAAGTGAAACGAGCGAACATTATTAAAAACCATACGGCGACCCATTTGTTGCATCAAGCGTTAAAAGACGTGCTCGGGCCACACGTCAACCAGGCAGGATCGCTAGTCGCCCCAGACCGCTTGCGCTTTGACTTCTCGCATTTCGGACAAGTAAAACCAGAGGAGTTAGAACGCATCGAAGCGATTGTCAATGAAAAAATTTGGCGCAGCATTCCTGTCGAGATTTTCTATAAGCCGCTTGCGGAAGCAAAAGCGATGGGGGCGATGGCTTTATTCGGCGAAAAATATGGGGATATCGTCCGTGTCGTGCAAGTAGGCGATTACAGTTTAGAGCTTTGCGGAGGCTGCCATGTGCCAAACACTTCGGCAATCGGTTTGTTTAAAATCGTTTCTGAATCGGGTATTGGCGCAGGCACTCGCCGGATTGAAGCCGTGACAGGCGAAGCGGCGTATCGCTTCATGAATGAACAAATCACCTTGTTGCAAGAAGTCGCACAAAAATTAAAAACGAATCCGAAAGAGATTGTTAACCGCATTGATGCATTAATGAATGAGATCCGCCAATTGCAGCGTGAAAATGAATCACTTGCGGCACGCCTCGGAAACATGGAAGCAGCCAACCTTGTAAACAAAGTGAAAGAGGTAAACGGAATTCCTGTGCTCGCAAGCAAAGTAAATGCCAATGACATGAATCATTTGCGCACAATGGTGGATGAACTAAAACAAAAATTAGGATCGGCGATTATCGTATTAGCAGCTGTACAAGGGGAAAAAGTAAACTTGATCGCCGGAATTACAAATGATTTAATTGAAAAGGGATATCATGCCGGAAAATTGATTAAAGAAGTTGCCGTTCGCTGCGGAGGTGGAGGCGGCGGCCGCGCTGACATGGCGCAGGCAGGCGGAAAGGACCCAAGCAAAGTCGGAGAAGCCTTGCAATATGTCGAACAATGGATAAAATCCGTTTGA
- a CDS encoding AI-2E family transporter → MGEKQWLSIIRVGKWLFVTIIIYLVIRMKEVWLPVVDLFATALIPFFIAAFITYLLHPLVEYIHEKGIPRWAAILFIYFLFFGGIGYGLYKGIPLFIQQLKDLSESLPALIETYRNWTKQIHNQTSAWPMEIHTRIEAMLIQLEQTAANALTMVINGVKGIVNSAMLFLLIPFIVFYMLKDIDQLKKAVWYITPKRWREPGIAFLKDVDESLGNYIRGQLFVGLVIGSVAAFLLWIAGMDYPLLLGFIIGATNIIPYFGPVIGAIPAVILAATVSLKMVLIVAVIIFLLQFLEGNILSPLIVGKSLHMHPLAIMFALFFGGEIAGVLGLIVAVPLLAVLKVALLHWKEHYQPH, encoded by the coding sequence ATGGGAGAGAAGCAATGGCTGTCCATCATTCGTGTTGGCAAATGGCTGTTTGTTACGATCATTATTTATTTAGTTATTCGCATGAAAGAAGTATGGCTGCCGGTTGTTGATTTATTCGCTACTGCACTCATTCCGTTTTTTATTGCCGCGTTTATTACGTATTTATTGCATCCATTGGTGGAATACATTCATGAAAAAGGCATTCCGCGCTGGGCGGCTATTTTGTTCATTTATTTTCTTTTTTTCGGTGGAATTGGGTATGGGCTTTATAAAGGAATTCCGCTGTTTATTCAACAGCTAAAAGATTTAAGCGAAAGTTTGCCGGCATTGATAGAGACATATCGGAACTGGACAAAACAAATTCATAATCAAACATCGGCATGGCCAATGGAAATTCACACAAGAATTGAAGCAATGCTCATACAGCTGGAACAAACAGCAGCGAATGCGTTAACAATGGTGATCAATGGCGTAAAAGGGATTGTAAATTCCGCGATGTTGTTTTTGCTCATTCCGTTTATTGTTTTTTACATGCTCAAAGATATCGATCAATTGAAAAAAGCAGTATGGTACATTACTCCAAAACGATGGCGCGAACCAGGGATCGCATTTTTAAAAGATGTAGATGAATCTCTTGGCAACTATATACGCGGACAATTGTTCGTAGGATTAGTAATTGGAAGTGTTGCCGCATTTCTTTTATGGATTGCTGGTATGGATTATCCGCTTTTACTTGGGTTTATTATTGGGGCAACGAATATTATTCCATATTTTGGACCAGTGATTGGGGCGATTCCCGCCGTGATTTTGGCAGCTACCGTTTCGCTAAAAATGGTGCTTATTGTCGCTGTCATTATTTTTCTTCTTCAATTTTTAGAAGGCAATATTTTATCGCCGCTCATCGTCGGAAAAAGTTTGCATATGCATCCGCTCGCGATTATGTTTGCTTTATTTTTTGGCGGGGAAATCGCAGGAGTGCTTGGCCTTATTGTTGCTGTTCCGCTTCTTGCCGTATTAAAAGTGGCTCTTCTTCATTGGAAAGAACATTATCAACCACATTGA
- a CDS encoding YrzQ family protein codes for MNRTMTSLLALGLGVAAYQFAQRNGLMNNRAMKKMRRRVAKAIR; via the coding sequence ATGAATCGCACAATGACCTCTCTGTTAGCGTTAGGATTAGGAGTTGCTGCTTACCAATTTGCACAACGCAACGGTTTGATGAACAATCGTGCCATGAAAAAAATGCGCCGCCGTGTGGCGAAAGCGATTCGTTAG
- a CDS encoding PRC-barrel domain-containing protein encodes MRTFSHLKGLPVYEQKTGNTVGKISDICFTNTGKVQGFIVESKGWLARHRYLPLDGIQAIGADGVVVYDAALLQSFSSFQNGYSLYGERGIAGKPVITADGKKLGLLEDVYFHGQLGIIGGYEITDGFFADLTEGKKRVDAVPFTVGEEAVIVNTTM; translated from the coding sequence TTGCGGACATTTTCACATCTAAAAGGTCTTCCCGTATATGAACAAAAAACGGGAAACACTGTTGGAAAAATAAGTGATATTTGTTTTACCAATACGGGGAAAGTTCAAGGATTTATCGTGGAAAGCAAAGGATGGCTTGCGCGCCATCGATATCTTCCGCTTGACGGCATCCAAGCGATCGGAGCGGATGGAGTTGTCGTTTATGATGCTGCGCTTTTACAATCGTTCTCCTCTTTCCAAAATGGCTACTCTCTTTACGGCGAGCGGGGAATTGCCGGAAAACCGGTGATTACCGCGGATGGGAAAAAACTCGGATTATTAGAAGATGTATATTTTCATGGGCAATTGGGCATAATCGGAGGATATGAGATCACAGACGGTTTTTTTGCCGATTTGACGGAAGGAAAAAAGCGAGTAGACGCTGTCCCTTTTACGGTAGGGGAAGAAGCGGTTATTGTAAACACGACCATGTAA
- the recD2 gene encoding SF1B family DNA helicase RecD2, whose protein sequence is MQQQESFVLGETSFIKGAYISTIFHNEANLYSVVRVRVVETNEAYDEQEVVVTGYFPKMNEHDTYIFYGKFHDHPKFGRQYVVEHFRKQFPNTKDGIIHYLSSDLFKGIGKKTAKAIVEALGENAISKILADPSVLDDVPKLSKQKAKELYDTLRAHEGLEQTMIALSQFGFGPQLSMKIYQVYQDETLSVIQQNPYQLVEDVEGIGFGRADELGYRLGISGSHPARIRAACLFVLERDCLQEGHVYVTKEQLMTSAKQLLEAKRSEAISEEAIEQMLLMLAEEGKLINEEEKFYIPSLYFAEKGIVTNVKRLLQQTEAVITFPESEFLLALGRLEERLSVQYAPLQKEAIRQAISSPLFILTGGPGTGKTTVIKGIVEIFADLHGLSLDPKDYTKDHPFPILLAAPTGRAAKRMSEATGLPAVTIHRLLGWNGAEGFTHDEDEPIRGKLLIVDEMSMVDTWLANQLFKSIPDGMQVILVGDEDQLPSVGPGQVLKDLLQAGVIPTIRLTEVYRQAEGSSIIELAHQMKNGVIPPDLTAQKADRSFIRCQTGQIAEVVRQIADNARRKGFAVKDIQVLAPMYRGPAGIDRLNQVLQDLFNPKSEKKRELSVGDVVYRVGDKVLQLVNQPDDNVFNGDIGEIVAIFYAKENTEKQDLVVVSFDGIEVTYSRQDLSQITHAYCCSIHKSQGSEFPIVILPVVKSYYRMLKRNLLYTAVTRSKQFLILCGEEEAFKLGIARSDDGARQTTLTEKLQRSLAPITEGELPMEDANIGMENVSPYDFMND, encoded by the coding sequence TTGCAGCAACAAGAATCGTTTGTTTTAGGGGAAACATCGTTTATTAAAGGGGCATATATTTCTACGATTTTTCATAATGAAGCAAATTTATATTCCGTCGTTCGCGTTCGAGTGGTGGAAACGAACGAAGCATATGATGAACAAGAAGTTGTTGTAACTGGATATTTCCCCAAAATGAATGAGCATGATACGTATATTTTTTATGGAAAATTTCACGACCACCCGAAGTTCGGGCGGCAATATGTTGTGGAACATTTCCGGAAACAATTTCCAAACACAAAAGACGGAATCATTCATTACTTATCAAGCGATTTGTTTAAAGGAATTGGGAAAAAAACGGCAAAAGCGATCGTCGAAGCGCTCGGCGAAAATGCTATTTCGAAAATTTTAGCGGATCCTAGCGTATTGGACGATGTTCCGAAATTGTCAAAACAAAAAGCAAAAGAGTTGTATGATACGTTGCGTGCCCATGAAGGGTTAGAACAAACGATGATTGCTCTTTCTCAATTTGGTTTTGGTCCGCAATTGTCGATGAAAATTTACCAAGTATATCAAGATGAAACCCTTTCTGTTATTCAGCAAAATCCATACCAGCTTGTCGAAGATGTGGAAGGGATCGGATTTGGCCGCGCCGATGAATTAGGATACCGTCTTGGCATTTCCGGCAGCCATCCTGCTCGCATTCGTGCTGCTTGTTTGTTTGTGTTAGAGCGGGATTGTCTTCAAGAAGGGCATGTTTATGTGACGAAAGAACAGCTTATGACAAGCGCGAAACAGCTTTTGGAGGCGAAACGAAGCGAAGCGATCAGTGAGGAAGCCATCGAGCAAATGCTGTTAATGCTTGCGGAGGAAGGAAAATTAATCAATGAAGAGGAAAAATTTTATATTCCATCCCTTTATTTTGCCGAAAAAGGAATCGTAACCAATGTAAAACGTCTTTTGCAACAAACAGAAGCAGTGATAACGTTTCCGGAATCGGAATTTTTATTAGCGCTCGGAAGGCTGGAGGAACGTTTATCCGTTCAATATGCTCCCTTGCAAAAAGAAGCCATTCGACAAGCGATTTCTTCCCCGTTATTTATTTTGACGGGTGGTCCTGGCACAGGAAAAACGACGGTGATTAAAGGAATCGTAGAAATTTTCGCTGATTTGCACGGTCTTTCTCTCGATCCGAAAGATTACACGAAAGATCACCCATTTCCGATTTTGCTTGCCGCGCCGACAGGAAGGGCGGCAAAGAGAATGAGTGAAGCAACGGGATTGCCTGCTGTTACGATTCATCGTTTGCTTGGCTGGAATGGCGCGGAAGGCTTTACACATGATGAGGATGAGCCGATTCGCGGGAAGCTCTTAATTGTTGACGAAATGTCCATGGTCGATACGTGGCTGGCCAATCAGCTATTTAAGTCGATTCCGGACGGCATGCAAGTGATTCTCGTCGGCGACGAAGATCAGCTGCCATCCGTTGGACCTGGACAAGTATTAAAGGATTTATTACAAGCGGGTGTCATCCCGACCATTCGGCTAACAGAAGTATATCGGCAAGCGGAAGGTTCATCGATTATTGAATTGGCGCACCAAATGAAAAATGGTGTCATCCCCCCGGATTTAACAGCACAAAAGGCGGATCGCTCATTCATTCGCTGTCAGACAGGGCAAATTGCTGAAGTCGTCCGGCAAATTGCTGATAATGCGCGAAGAAAAGGCTTTGCAGTAAAAGATATTCAAGTGCTTGCGCCAATGTATCGCGGTCCTGCCGGAATTGACCGCCTTAATCAAGTGTTGCAAGATTTGTTTAATCCAAAATCAGAGAAAAAGCGGGAACTTTCTGTCGGCGATGTAGTGTATCGGGTTGGCGATAAGGTGCTGCAGCTTGTCAATCAGCCTGATGACAATGTATTTAATGGTGATATCGGTGAAATTGTCGCCATTTTTTACGCAAAAGAAAATACGGAAAAACAAGATTTAGTCGTTGTTTCTTTTGATGGCATTGAGGTAACGTATTCGCGGCAAGATTTGTCGCAAATTACACATGCGTATTGTTGTTCCATTCATAAATCGCAAGGAAGCGAATTTCCAATTGTCATTTTGCCGGTTGTAAAAAGCTATTATCGCATGTTAAAGAGAAATTTATTATATACTGCGGTGACAAGAAGCAAACAGTTTTTAATTTTATGTGGGGAAGAAGAAGCGTTTAAGTTAGGCATTGCCCGCAGTGATGATGGTGCTCGGCAAACAACGTTAACGGAAAAGTTGCAAAGATCTCTTGCACCGATTACAGAAGGAGAACTGCCGATGGAGGATGCGAACATCGGAATGGAAAACGTTTCACCGTATGATTTTATGAACGACTAG
- the mnmA gene encoding tRNA 2-thiouridine(34) synthase MnmA has product MNKAPKDTRVVVGMSGGVDSSVAALLLKQQGYDVIGIFMKNWDDTDENGVCTATEDYEDVVRVCNQIGIPYYAVNFEKQYWDKVFTYFLDEYKAGRTPNPDVMCNKEIKFKAFLEHALSIGADYVATGHYARVEYRDGEYKMLRGVDQNKDQTYFLNQLGQSVLSKVMFPIGHLEKAQVRQIAKDAGLVTATKKDSTGICFIGERDFKEFLSNYLPAKPGIMQTLDGEVKGKHDGVMYYTIGQRHGLGIGGSGEPWFVVGKNVKENILYVAQGFNNEYLYSTSLIATNVNWVSDRKPTNSFQCTAKFRYRQPDTGVTVHIIDDDKVEVVFDEPVRAVTPGQAVVFYNGEECLGGGTIDEVFRNGEKLWYVA; this is encoded by the coding sequence ATGAACAAAGCCCCAAAAGATACGCGCGTTGTTGTCGGCATGTCAGGCGGCGTTGATTCATCGGTAGCGGCGTTGCTTTTAAAACAACAAGGATACGATGTCATCGGGATTTTTATGAAAAACTGGGATGACACAGATGAAAACGGTGTTTGCACAGCGACAGAAGATTATGAAGATGTTGTACGCGTCTGCAATCAAATTGGAATCCCATATTACGCTGTTAATTTTGAAAAACAATATTGGGATAAAGTGTTTACGTATTTTTTGGATGAATATAAAGCTGGACGCACTCCGAATCCCGATGTCATGTGCAACAAAGAAATTAAGTTCAAAGCATTTTTAGAACATGCGCTATCGATCGGCGCTGACTACGTAGCGACCGGGCATTACGCGCGAGTGGAGTATCGCGACGGCGAATATAAAATGTTGCGCGGTGTTGACCAAAATAAAGATCAAACGTATTTTTTGAACCAATTAGGGCAGTCGGTACTATCGAAAGTGATGTTTCCGATCGGGCATCTCGAAAAAGCGCAAGTACGGCAAATTGCTAAAGATGCTGGGCTTGTCACAGCGACAAAAAAAGACAGCACGGGAATCTGCTTTATCGGCGAACGCGATTTTAAAGAGTTTTTAAGCAATTATTTGCCGGCGAAGCCAGGTATTATGCAAACACTGGACGGTGAAGTGAAAGGAAAGCATGACGGAGTGATGTATTATACAATCGGGCAGCGCCACGGTCTTGGCATTGGCGGAAGCGGCGAGCCATGGTTTGTCGTTGGCAAAAATGTAAAAGAAAATATTTTGTACGTTGCACAAGGATTCAACAATGAATATTTATATTCGACTTCGCTCATTGCGACAAATGTTAACTGGGTATCGGACCGCAAACCGACAAATTCATTCCAATGCACGGCAAAATTCCGTTATCGTCAGCCAGATACAGGTGTTACTGTTCATATTATCGACGATGACAAAGTAGAAGTCGTCTTTGATGAGCCGGTTCGCGCTGTTACGCCGGGACAAGCTGTTGTATTTTACAATGGTGAAGAATGTCTCGGCGGCGGAACGATAGACGAAGTATTCCGCAATGGAGAAAAACTTTGGTATGTTGCCTAG